GCATGCAAATTTTGGTTGTTCTCTGCATACTGGCATGCAATAGTGATAGGGCGGTAAATGTTCCCTTAAAATCTGCTGAGTTTCCTTGCAAAGGGCACCAATGTGGCTGTAAGACGGAACCGGATTGCAGAGAACGGTGTTGCTGTGCACTGCATGAAAATCGCAATAATTTTTTGAACAATAGCGAGGAACAGAAAAACGGTTTTCGTGTCTTTATTAGTACCATAAATTGCAAATATGGAAACGAGGCGTTTACCGGTATAAATTTTACCGGTAAATATATTTTAGAGGATAAGGTTCAACCCATAAAAGCATCTTTCCTGTGTTTTCTTTCTCATACCATTTCGATCCCCATCTCCGAAGGAATAGTATCTCTCCCCAAAAAACCACCCCGGTATCTCGCATAAGAAGTATTTTTCCTGTATCAATTTTCGTGTTGCTTTAGGAACTCGAGAAGACAGTTTCGACTGCATTGATGGAACTGCCTAAAAGGGCGTTATCATATCATTGCGAAGGAGAAACAACTGAAGCATCCTAATCCCCCTTAGTCCCCCTTTAGAAAAGCTTATCTTTACCTACAAGTCAGAGAGGTAAATTTGAGTAATGCGATAAGACTAAACAGGGTGGCACGGACAAACTTGTTTGTCCGTGTTTTTCGAGTACACCCGTGGATAGGGAATATACCACACTGACAAACAGAGTTTGTCAGCGCCACCCGGGAATAGGCTTACAGAGAATAAAAATTTCCAGAGAGATGCCCACGGCGATACATCTCTTCATGGTATTCTAAAGATGTGGGTAAGGATAAGTTTAGAAAAGGGAGAGATGTATGAATGATTTAGAAAATGGAGAGATACGCAAATATTCACACATTTTCCCCCTTTTCTAAAGGGGGATCAAGGGGGATTATTTTTCCTTAACTTCTGGAGATATACCTATGCGGATAGCAAATTTACGAGTTGGATATGTATTTTCATTATTCATGTTCTTTCTGGTATTGCTGGTAAAATATGTTGAGGCAAATCATGGCCCCGGGACAGGTGGAGGAGCTACTACAATACCAGCTATTACCTTAAAAAGCGGTACCTTTTCACTCGGTCTGAGAACAGAACTGACTGAGTTCGAGTCTGTCTCTGATTCAGAATTTGCTGATAAAGCAGAAAAAGCAGGCACTCACTTTGATGCTGTTGACAGAACATTCCTGCATACCGTTGACATCGGATATGGAGTAACAGATGATTTTACCATTGGGATGAGCATCGGCTGGTTTGAAACGAATAACTTCCGCGAGGCCGGGTTCGGGCATGGTAATGGGCATGGTGATTTTGTTGCCACGCATGAGGGTGGCGGCCATGGTGATGAGATTGAGGTATTACGGGCAGATCCGGATGGGATTACCGACCTCTGGCTCTTCAGCAAGTACCGCTTCTTCCGGGGACCGCAGGGACATTACGCTGTTTTAGGAGGAGTTAAATTTCCTACAGGGGTGGATGATAGAAAAAACTCTGCGGGTGAAAAGGTAGAACCTGTGGAGCAACCGGGAAGCGGTTCTTATGATTTTTTAACGGGTTTGGCATATTCACGCTGGCTTACAGAAAACTGGACCCTGGATACCAATATTCAATATATCCTCCGGACTGAGGGTTCGAGGGATTTCGAAATTGGCGACCGTATGGATTGGAACCTTGCAACGGCATATCAGGTAATTCCCAGAAACACATACCCAAATATTGCGCCTGTTGGAGAGATTAATGTGAGGTATCTGTTTCGGGATGAAGAGGACGGAAAGAAAGAACGGAATAGTGGTGGAACTACCGTTTTTCTCTCTCCCGGAGTACGCATAGGGATTACCCCTCGTTGTGGAATAGGGGCCTCGATCTCTTTCCCTGTCTTTCAAAATTTACTCGGAGAGCAGCAGGAGACAGATTTTAAGGTTGCTGCCGGTATCGGTTATAGTTTTTAAATAAAGGAGTTATCTATGGTAGCGAAATATTCTTTCATGGCAGGTATCATCCTGTGTGCAGGTATTGGCTGCACAATCACAACCACTACTTCATCTCAAAAAGGTCAGCCAAAGGTTATCGATCCTGTTTGCGCGTATTTTTCTGATATGGGCTGCGTCAATATTGCTATAGATGAAAATACACCAAAATCAACCTACGAAGGGGAAACCTATTATTTTTGCAGTAAAGAGTGTAAGGTAGACTTTGATAAGAACCCGTCAAAATATCTCAAGGCTGTTACCTTCCCTCAAGGGGCTGTAGATCCTGTATGCCGCATGGAAATCGGAAAACTGGAAAGATTTGTTACCTGTATATATCATGATAAGGTGTATTACTTTTGCTCCGATCATTGCAGGATAAAATATATGGCAAGTCCAGACAATTACAGCGGGAAAGAATGAGCAGAAAGAATAAAGTACTGGCTTGTATTCAAATCCTGATGGTTCTCTGCATACTACCATGCAATAGTGGCAGAGCGGTAAATTTACCCATAAAAACAGGTGAATTCCCTTGCAGGGGGCATCAGTGTGGCTGTAAGTCGGTATTGGATTGCAAGACTCATTGCTGTTGCTCATCTTACAAAAACCACAATGAGCTTAAAAACAGTAGCAAGAAGCAAAGCGGTTTTCGTGTCTTCATGAGCAGTATAGATTGTAAATATGGAAGTGATCCGCTTACCAATGTAACTTTTACGGATAAATACATATTGGAGAATCAGGTTCAACCGATACAAGCATCATTCTTATATTTTCTTTTCTATAACATTTCAATATATCTTCCAGAGATTATTGCATCCCCTCCGGAAAAACCACCCCGATATCTCAGACAAGTAACTGCGTAATGTAAAGTGAACGGAAAATAATCATTGCGATGGCGCTAGCCCGAAGCAATCCTCCTTACTGGGGGGTTTTGAGGTTATTAATTCCTCTTAATCCCCCTTGATCCCCCTTTAAAAAAGGGGGAAGATTCTCTTTTTTAAAGGGGGACATAAGAATCCTTGCCAAAGGGGAAGTACAGAAGTTGTTAATCGTCTTCCCTGAATCGTTCACATATTTTTCCCCTTTTCTAAATCACTCATATGTCCCCCTTTTCTAAAGGGAACTAAAGGGGATTAACAGGATTATTCCCCCTTTTTCTAAAGGGGGATTACTTTCCTTTGGGTTTTTACCTGCCCGCTCACAATGACTATCAGGACAGTTATAATGCAAAAACTATTTCTTAAATAAAAGGAGATATATACCGTGAGAATCTTAGCTGCAGTTCTTTTGCTTTCACTGTTTACCGCCAGGGCTGTTTATGCCCATGGCGAATGTTGTTTATCAGGCTCACTTTCAGAAGCAACAATTTCCGGAATAACCCTTGCGCCGAATTTTGGAATTTCTCTTCAATATGAGTATACGAACATGAAGACTATACGAGATGGTACGAACAGTATAAGCCATAATGACGTATTGGAGAAAAAGGCAGAGGAGTGGCCTGTGATGTCTATGGATACAAAGAGTTTCTCCATTCCTACAAGGATGATTATGCAGAAGTATACCCTCCTGGGGGTCTATTCTTTCACAGAAAAGTTTCAGTTTCTTGCTACCGTTCCTTATGTCATAAATGATATGAATATGAGATCAATAACAAGGAGTCCTATGGGTATGGATATGATTATGGATATGGAGATGGATACGGTTGAAGGTCTTGGGGATGTGACCCTTATGGGGTTATATACCCTCTATACCGATGCGCCGGTTCTTCCGACAAAAAAGCTTACTTTAGGTTTAGGGGTAAAAACCCCTACAGGGGAAAATGATGAAAAGACAGATTCTGGTAAACTTGTCCATGCTGTAATGCAGCCAGGAACCGGATCATGGGATCCACTCCTTTTCGTTAACTATATACGCGCATTTTATCCGTGGGTATTTCAGGTTAACTTTCTGTATCAACTAACTACTGAAGGAGACGAAGGTTATGAGTTTGGAGATAAAGTATCGTTAGATTTTGTTACGAGGTATCAGGTCACCAGCTATTTAAGTCCCGGCTTTGAGTTGAACGGTTTCTATGGAGCAAAGGATATCGATCATGATGATAAGTTTTCAAGACCGGAGACATCTCTTTTAGACAATACCGATAATACAGGTCTTGTTTCTCTTTCTGTTACTCCTTCTCTTCAGATACGGATTCCGAAAACTGGTGGTAGTCTGGATTTCAAATTTCAGAAGCCGATATACCAGAATGTCAGAGGCATTCAGCAAGTGGTAGACTGGAGGGCAATAGCATCAGTTGTATGGGCTTTCTAAAAAACTGAGTTAGCTAAAAGTAGGGGCAGGTTTCAAACCTGCCCCTACTCATAAAACGGAGTCGATGTAGGGCAAGGCTTTAGCCTTGCTTCTCCGCCTGAACATGTACGAAAATTGCAACCTTAAAGCCGAATGAGAGAACCATAAACAGGAGTATTTCTGTTTAAGTTATAGTATTATAAAGATGAAACTGAACATATTCTTAACTGGCAAAAGACTACCTGGCCAGTCATTGCGAGGGTCTTTTCCGAAGCAATCTCATAAACTATTGAATCTGGCATTATAAGAAAGTTTGCTTCGGAAAAGACCCTCGCAATGACGTGGTTAAGAGTTCTGTACATCCCATACACCTGCATATAACAAAAGTCTTGACTCTCTCCATATCCTGTTCGGTTATATCTCTTGCATACTACAGATCTATAAGTTCTGAGACAAAAGTGTCTCATGAGACACTTTTGTCTCAGACATTTTTGTCCCATGAGACATATTTTTCATCTTAATATGAATATTTCTTCTTCTTCTTCTTCTTCTTCTTCTTCTTCTTCTTCTTCTTCTTCTTCTTCTTCTTCTTCTTAATAAATTATCGTTTACTACAAAAGTTGTTAAGTAATTTTTGTCTTATAGTTACGATAAATTTTATCATGTGAAATATTTTTTCAACGTATCATTCAACCATTTCTGATAAATTTGGTACATAAATTGACACTATAAAAGTAGGGTAAAAATAACATTGCGCTAATATATTCATCATAAAAGATAAAATTGCTGAAGACCTCATTTGGCTTTGCACCTTATTTTAAGTAAATACTGGGAGGTGATCTTATTACAAGAATGATTGATTGGAACAGGATACAAGAATCTCATGTGATCAAGCTTACCCGGGAGATATGTTATAAATGGTGGGGAGTAGATGTTCAGGTTTATGATGAGCACAGTAATGGCAAAAATAACAAAGCACCTTTCCAAAATCCTCTTTGTCGTTTAATCAATTCAACACCGGATGGCGCTCAGTCTTGCTCTGCAAATTATAAAAAATATCTCAAGGAATTCAACACATCAAATAAGCCTTTTCTGTATGAATGCCCGATTGGTCTGCAAGGAGCTATTGCTCCTATCATCACGAAAGGGCGATATATTGGAGCCATAGCTGGTTCCGGAATACAGGCGTTAAGAATCAGTACCTCGATACAAAGGACATATATAAAAAGATTGAGAATGCTTGGTTTTGATACCAGAGAAATAGAAAGGTGTTATAAGAGATTAAAACAGGCGCCTGAACACAGCAGGGAATATCTGCTTGATTTTATAGAAATGGTCGCCAGGGATATTGTAGCTATTTACGAGATGCTGCAGGAGAAAGAAGAGGTAATCAGGAAACAGGCAGCCGTTTTAGAAAGAGTTTATAACAAAAAGTACACGAATATCGTTGGCACAAGCCCGGCAATAAAAAAGATCTTTGATATACTGGAATTAATCGAAAATTTCGATAGTCCTGTCTTAATTGAGGGAGAGAGTGGAACAGGAAAAGAATTATTAGCGGCTAGTATTCATTATAACAGTTCCCGCAAAGGCAAGATATTTGTCCTTCAGAACTGCTCGGCGTTTAGTAATACCCTTTTAAACTCCGAGTTATTTGGTCATGAGAAGGGCTCATTTACCGGTGCAACATCAGAGAAGAAAGGTCTTTTTGAAATTGCCGATAACGGGACATTGTTTCTGGATGAGATTGGTGATATGGATATAGAGGCACAGGCAAGGCTCCTGAGGGTGCTGGAAGATGGAACATTCTATCGGGTAGGGGGTGTTGAAATCAAAAGGGTAAATGTTCGGATCATTGCTGCAACGAATAAAGAACTGCTGAAACAAATCGAACAAGGCTCATTCAGGAGAGACCTCTTTTACCGGATAAATACCATATCCCTTACCATGCCTCCTCTGAGGGAAAGAAATGAAGATATAGCGCTCCTGGCCGATCATTTTTTAAAATCTTACCGAAAGATTCACTATGATGAAAAAAAGGAGATAAGCCCGGAGGTAATGAAATTCCTGATGGCTTATCATTGGCCGGGGAATATTCGTGAGCTAAAAAATCTCATCGAACGCTTAGTCATTTTTTCGGGTAAGGAAAAGATCATAAAGCTCCATCATCTTCCCAGGGAAATAATGGCGGCATACCCGGTATATCAGATTCCTGAAATTCATAAGAATGGTAGTAAGAAACTCAAAGATACCCTGGAATCTCTTGAGAAGGAGCTGGTTAAACAGGCATTACAAAGGACACATTGGAATAAGACCGCAGCCTCAAAGGAATTAGACATTAGTCGCGCAAGCCTGAATAATAAAATAATTCAGTTCAATATCCGGCAAAATTGAATTCGACAACTTTTTTGAATAAAACATCTCTATTCTAATAATTGTATGATCTTGTGTATATCATTTGTGGGGGCATTGCAGGCATAATTTATACAGATATAGGCCGTAGCTTTGTTATCAACGATCTTTTGTTCCTTTATGAATTCTGCAATATCCTCAATGGATTTATCTTTTGAAGGATGTAAAAGCAAGACCTTCCGGGGAAGGAATCGTTTTCCTATTTCCCTGAGTATCCGTTCTGTATCATCTGAGCCAGGTTCTCCTGCAATAACGATCTCTTTGGTAGGACCTAATACAAAATCCAGGGCACAGAGGAATTGGGTATAGCCTGATGGATGCTGTTTTATTGTTTCCCCGAAGGCTCTGATAATCTGTTCCGCTATTTTCTCAAACTCTGTATTTCCCGTTATACGGCCTAATCTTAGGATATTGAATAAAGCAACCGAATTTCCGGAAGGTGTTGCGCCATCATAGATTTCCTTTGTCTGAGTTATGAGTTGTTCATTTTTCTTTCCACTGAAGAAGAAACCGCCTCCTTTTTCATCCTGGAAGTTTTCTATCATGTGATTATTGAGTTCCCGGGCTATTTTAAGATATTTTACCTCAAATGTAGCCTCATAGAGGTCAATCAGACCCCAGACAAAATATGCATAATCATCCAGATAGCCGGGAATAGAAGCTTCTCCTGATCGATAACGCCTTAATAATGTTCCATCCTTTTGGCGTAAAGTATTCAAAATAAAATCTGCCGCGCGCATAGCAGCTTGTGTATATTTTGGTTCATTCAGGGCCTGTGCGCCTTTCGCCAGGGCGGCAATCATTAATCCGTTCCAGGCGGTAAGTATTTTGTCATCCTTATGAGGATGTATACGTTTTTCCCGTACGGAAAAGAGTTTTTCCCGGGCTGTTCTTAACACTTCTTCAAGTTCTGCCGGCTTTATTCCTCTCATTTTAGAGAATGTATCTACCGGTTTATCTACATGAAGGATGTTCTTTTCTTCAAAATTGCCTTCTTTTGAAACATCGTAATAGTCACAAAAGATATTACCCTCTTTTTCACCTAAGATCTTGATGATTTCGTCAGGCGTCCAGACGTAAAATTTCCCTTCTACTCCTTCGCTATCAGCATCTTCAGCGGAGTAAAAGCCGCCTTCGGGCGAGGTCATATCCCTCAGGACATAGGTAAAGATACCCCGTACACTATCGGCGTAAAATACCTTTCCTGTGGCTTGATATGTTTCCGTATACGCAATAGCAGCCAGCGCCTGATCATACAGCATCTTTTCAAAGTGCGGGACGAGCCAGTATTCATCAGTGGAATACCTGTGGAATCCGCCTCCCAACTGATCATATATACCACCGCGTCCCATCCGTTCAAGTGTCTTTTCAACAATCTCCAGGGCTGTGGGATCATTGCTCCGTTTCCACCACCGAAGAAGAAAGGTATAGTTGTGTGGTGTTGGAAATTTTGGCGCAGAGCCAAATCCGCCGTAAATAGAATCAAAATTATCCCTTAATTGCGCATAGGCATGCTGTAACGTCTCCTTCGTTAGAATTTCACCCGGTGTGGAGATAGCTGCAGATTGAATGACCTTTGTTATTTGCTCGCTGGATGCAATGACGCTCTCTTTATTTGTTTTCCAGAGGTCAGATATCTTTTTGAGAATAGCAATAAATCCGGGATTTCCATATCGCTCCGTTTTTGGGAAATAGGTACCGGCAAAGAACGGTTTTTTCTCAGGGGTCAGAAAGAGATTCAGCGGCCAGCCGCCACTACCTGTCATAGCCTGGCATACAGTTATATAGATATTGTCCAGATCGGGACGTTCCTCTCTGTCAACCTTAATTGAAACAAAATTTTCATTCAGAATCTTTGCCACCTCTTCATCCTCAAACGATTCGTATTCCATAACGTGACACCAATGGCAGGTCGAGTATCCGATAGAAAGGAAGACGGGCTTATTTTCCCTTATTGCCTTCTGAAAAGCCTCTTCACCCCATGCATACCAGTCAACAGGGTTGTAAGCATGCTGCTGTAAATAAGGACTTTTTTCATGAATTAAACGGTTCGGCTTTCCCCTATGAGGGGTTTTCGTCTCGTGCTGAGAGATTTTTGATGAGATGTTATGTTCGTTTGCTTTCATATCGTTACATACGCAACCTTTCATAAAAATTGATAGGATGAAACCACGGATTGGGAAAGAGCCGATAGTACGGGTAAAAAATGAAAATGTGCCCATAGATATAATCCTCCGGTTGTACTAAGCCTTTCTGCATAAATATCCCTATCTTGTATTATTTTTCAATTTCCATCGTCATTATATCAAAATATCAAAATTATCTGTGCAAAAAATATTTTAACCTATAATTAAGGATATAATTATGAATATGAAAAATGCGACATGGCACAAGAGTGTGACATGTTATAGACATAGTATGGCACAAGATAAGAAATACTCCTCATTGTTATTTTGATCCATTTTCTAATATTCTCAGCGCAAGCTCAACATGTTTTGGTATGAGTTGACGTGATCGAATTACCCAATCTAGTTTTTTTAAGGCATCGAATAATCCATCGCGAGTAGAGGGATCGTATAATGCCGGTTTTAAAAGACTCAGAGTCTTGAAGAGTGCGATACTTATTGGTCGCCTGAGCCATGCTGTCCATAAGGTATTTCTGACTTCATTACGGCGCCGGTCATTACAATTGCGGATAGGTGATGGATAGTGATATGAGATAATATCCTCAATATAAGCTAAATGCCAGCCATGAGCCGCAAGATCCATTGCTAACAGGTTCTCTTCACCGCCAATGCCAAAGCGACTTTCAAATCCGCCCATAGCGAGATATGCTGAACGCCGAACGATGGATCCGCAGGCAATAAAGCCTAATATGGGAAACCCGGGATAATCAGGAGTTACCGGTAGTTTACCATCGGACATTTTCTGGCAAATTGGATCCAACCTTTGTTCTTGTCCAACGAAAATTCGTGATGCTATTAAAGCTAATTTTGGATACGAATCGAAAAGATCGATTGCCTTCGTGAGAGATCCGGGGGCCCACCATGAGTCGTCATCACTAAATGCAACATAGGGACAATCGGTATGCTGAACACCAAAATTTCTCCCTGCAGGGCCGAGATTCTTAGATAGTGATATGACCGTTGTTTCCGGATAATGCATACGAACTTCTTCTGATGTGCCGTCAGAAGAGCCATTATCTACTACAATAATAGGAGGCCGTTCCGGAAGGGTGTAAAGTTGATTCAATGTATGGAAGAGATTCTGGATACGGTTTCGTGTTACAATTACTATAGAAATGCGGGCATTGAGGTTGTTCATGGAGCTAATGTCTAACTTTACAGAGAGTGAAACATGAGTATTACTACACGTATTTTTTAATTTACTTTTTCAATAAGCAAAAAATATACCAACAAATAAAAACGAAGAAATTTACCGGCATGTATTTTCCGCAAATTTTGCATGGAAGAAATGGAAAAGGTTGCTTGAAAAGACTAAGTATTTACTTGTTTTTGTTTATTCCTCATGGAAAGAGAAATTCTTTTTCTCTTTATATCAACATCGAGTACAGTAACGGTTACCGTTTGATGCACTCTCACAAAATCATTGGGATTCTTTACGAAAGTATCTGCAAGTTCGCTGATATGTACCAGGCCGTCCTGATGTACCCCTATATCCACAAAAGCGCCAAAGGCAGTAATATTGGTAACGATACCGGGAAGTCTCATACCGGGCTTTACATCCTCCATTTTCTCAATTCCCTCTGCAAACCCAAATGCCTCGAACTTCTCTCTGGGATCACGGCCAGGCTTGGATAACTCCGCCAGGATATCGTTCAGAGTAGGGAGACCTACCTTGCCGGTTACATATTTTGTAAGATTAATTTTTTTCCTGAGCTCTTCACTCCGCATTAAATCGGTAACTGAACATCCCAGATCTTTTGCCATGTCATATACTATGGGATAACTTTCAGGATGAACAGCGCTCCCGTCAAGGGGATTACCACCATCCCGTATGCGTAAGAAGCCGGCAGATTGCTCAAAGGCATTCGGCCCTAGGCGTGGCACCTTCTTCAGCTCTTCTCTCGATGTAAACGGGCCGTGCTCGTTCCGGTATTTCACGATATTTCCCGCAAGCTGAGGACCGAGGCCAGAAACATAGGTAAGAAGCTGTTTGCTCGCAGTATTTACCTCTACGCCCACCTTGTTTACACAACTGATGACAACATCATCAAGACTTTTCTTTAACGCCCCCTGGTCAACATCGTGCTGGTATTGTCCTACACCGATAGATTTGGGATCTATCTTCACCAGTTCTGCCAGGGGGTCCATAAGGCGCCTGCCTATGGATACTGAACCACGCACGGTTACGTCATAATCAGGGAACTCTTCGCGTGCAGTTTCTGAAGCAGAATATACCGATGCGCCGCTTTCGTTTACCATCACTACGAGAATTTTTCCGGGAAGCTTGAGTTTGCGGACGAAGGACTCTGTTTCCCTTCCCGCAGTGCCGTTTCCTACGGCAATAGCTTCTATAGCAAACTGTTCGCATAAACGAATAATCGTTGAAGCGGCTTCTGCGGTAGCTTTCTCTGATTGATGCGGGTAGATAGTATCGGTATGCACCAGCTTTCCCTGTCTGTTCAAACAAACAACTTTACAACCGGTACGGAAACCCGGATCTACGGCAAGGACATTTTTTTGTCCGAGCGGAGAGGCAAGTAAGAGTTGGCGCACATTTTCGGCAAAGACCTTGATAGCCTCCACCTCTGCCTGTTCTTTTGTTGCAATCCGTATTTCCGTTTCCATCGATAAGGATAAAAGTCTCTTATAGCTATCATGAATGGCCATCCTGACTTGTTGGGACG
The genomic region above belongs to Candidatus Jettenia caeni and contains:
- a CDS encoding glycosyltransferase; its protein translation is MNNLNARISIVIVTRNRIQNLFHTLNQLYTLPERPPIIVVDNGSSDGTSEEVRMHYPETTVISLSKNLGPAGRNFGVQHTDCPYVAFSDDDSWWAPGSLTKAIDLFDSYPKLALIASRIFVGQEQRLDPICQKMSDGKLPVTPDYPGFPILGFIACGSIVRRSAYLAMGGFESRFGIGGEENLLAMDLAAHGWHLAYIEDIISYHYPSPIRNCNDRRRNEVRNTLWTAWLRRPISIALFKTLSLLKPALYDPSTRDGLFDALKKLDWVIRSRQLIPKHVELALRILENGSK
- a CDS encoding two-component response regulator, which codes for MIDWNRIQESHVIKLTREICYKWWGVDVQVYDEHSNGKNNKAPFQNPLCRLINSTPDGAQSCSANYKKYLKEFNTSNKPFLYECPIGLQGAIAPIITKGRYIGAIAGSGIQALRISTSIQRTYIKRLRMLGFDTREIERCYKRLKQAPEHSREYLLDFIEMVARDIVAIYEMLQEKEEVIRKQAAVLERVYNKKYTNIVGTSPAIKKIFDILELIENFDSPVLIEGESGTGKELLAASIHYNSSRKGKIFVLQNCSAFSNTLLNSELFGHEKGSFTGATSEKKGLFEIADNGTLFLDEIGDMDIEAQARLLRVLEDGTFYRVGGVEIKRVNVRIIAATNKELLKQIEQGSFRRDLFYRINTISLTMPPLRERNEDIALLADHFLKSYRKIHYDEKKEISPEVMKFLMAYHWPGNIRELKNLIERLVIFSGKEKIIKLHHLPREIMAAYPVYQIPEIHKNGSKKLKDTLESLEKELVKQALQRTHWNKTAASKELDISRASLNNKIIQFNIRQN